A DNA window from Niabella yanshanensis contains the following coding sequences:
- a CDS encoding SusC/RagA family TonB-linked outer membrane protein, which yields MKIGLKRHRYWGVLLLLLLGITSQSWSQTNTEVTGTVRDQTGAVMSNVTVTAINVSDSTLQNSTITNEKGVFSFNQLIIGTLYRFKATFIGYQPHSTESYEIRAGNNNPVAIELSPTSGAALDEVIVVGYGTQKRVNATGAVDQITSKSLENRPITNLTQGLQGMLPNLNLKMMDGKPTQSPNYNIRGTTSIGQGGSALVLIDGFEGDPSLLNPNDIETVSILKDAASAAIYGARGVFGVVLITTKKGVKGRTNVSYSTNYALKSPVTRPDFVTDGYTWAKMFAEAFVNGDGAFPQNANKTQKFSQAYLDEFKRRVESGQPYNTVEINPATGEYTYYGSTDYYAELYKNNTAAFENNLSVSGGSDKATFLVSGRFLKQDGLFRYNSDDYDMKNIRARGSIQVFPWLSIENNTDYSIMNYHNPINVGEGGGIWRNIADEGKPTMPLFNPDGSLTFASAYTIGDFIYGKNGIDTRREVFRNITGLRSHFFNNTLRVNADFTFRNTDNNREQKRVQVPYSNAVGVTSYIGTTTNDLLSDLRETRYWATNIFAEYENRFGDHHYLKAMMGYNYEQSTYNRTAVQRNGIIFEDANDLNLALGQAITTGGGYEQWAILSGFSRLNYSFKDRYLVEVNARYDGSSKFPSNQRFGVFPSVSAGWRINKESFWNVSQKAISDLKIRASYGSLGNGNIASYAFQEVFDIRQSGVILNGTRPQTTRNPNVIPDGLTWETSTTTNIGLDLTTLSGKLTFMGDAYIRKTTDMFTRALTPPAVFGVVQDELPRGNYADLTTRGWEASLTWNDQFGSSEKPFRYNVRLMLSDNKTKIDKYNNPDKLLTDYYEGQTLGEIWGYETEGFFIDEADIASHAKQNPQMRASPSGLWFPGDIKLRDLNGDGFINVGENKVGNSGDRRIIGNSAPRYMYGINLGADWNNIFFSVFFQGVGKQQWYPSTETEMFWGQYNRPYNNIPVFHLGNMWTPENTDAYFPRTMSRAASSNTNRTLGVAQTRYLQNVSYIRMKNIQIGYNLPSNWINRIGARSLKVFFSGENLFTYSPMYKIVKNTIDVENAVPSDQDLNNNSTNGDGYNYPMLKSFSFGLNVGF from the coding sequence ATGAAAATTGGACTGAAGCGGCACCGCTATTGGGGTGTTCTCTTATTGCTCCTGCTCGGCATTACTTCGCAGAGCTGGTCACAAACAAATACCGAAGTTACGGGTACCGTACGTGACCAAACAGGTGCGGTAATGTCAAATGTAACGGTTACCGCTATCAACGTATCAGATAGCACTTTACAAAATAGTACGATCACCAACGAAAAAGGGGTATTCAGTTTTAATCAATTGATCATCGGTACTCTTTATCGCTTTAAAGCTACCTTTATAGGCTATCAGCCCCACTCAACCGAAAGCTATGAAATAAGGGCGGGTAATAACAACCCGGTTGCTATTGAGTTATCGCCTACATCGGGCGCAGCGTTAGACGAGGTAATCGTGGTGGGTTATGGTACCCAAAAAAGGGTTAATGCAACAGGTGCCGTAGACCAGATCACCTCCAAAAGCCTGGAGAACAGACCCATTACGAACCTTACGCAGGGATTGCAGGGCATGTTGCCTAACCTGAACCTTAAAATGATGGATGGCAAGCCTACCCAGTCTCCCAATTACAATATCAGGGGTACCACTTCCATTGGCCAGGGTGGTAGCGCACTGGTGCTCATCGATGGCTTTGAAGGCGACCCCAGCCTTTTAAACCCCAACGACATTGAAACAGTTTCTATCTTAAAAGATGCAGCTTCAGCGGCTATCTACGGTGCCAGGGGTGTATTTGGCGTGGTGTTGATCACTACAAAAAAAGGGGTGAAAGGCAGAACCAACGTTTCTTACAGTACCAATTACGCGTTAAAATCACCGGTAACCCGTCCTGATTTTGTGACTGATGGCTATACCTGGGCAAAAATGTTTGCTGAAGCTTTTGTAAACGGTGATGGCGCTTTCCCGCAAAATGCCAATAAAACGCAGAAATTTTCGCAGGCATACCTGGATGAGTTTAAGAGAAGAGTTGAGTCCGGGCAGCCTTACAACACGGTAGAAATAAACCCTGCAACAGGCGAGTATACATACTATGGTAGTACCGACTACTACGCGGAACTGTACAAAAACAATACAGCAGCGTTTGAAAACAATCTATCAGTAAGCGGCGGAAGCGATAAAGCCACATTCCTGGTATCGGGCCGCTTCTTAAAGCAGGATGGTCTGTTCCGCTACAACAGCGATGATTATGACATGAAGAATATTCGCGCAAGGGGTAGTATACAGGTATTTCCGTGGTTAAGTATTGAGAACAATACTGACTATTCTATTATGAACTATCATAACCCCATTAACGTGGGTGAAGGTGGGGGTATCTGGAGAAATATTGCCGATGAAGGAAAACCAACAATGCCCCTGTTTAATCCCGATGGGAGCTTGACTTTTGCTTCAGCTTACACAATCGGCGATTTCATTTATGGCAAAAATGGTATCGATACCCGTCGCGAAGTGTTCAGGAATATCACTGGTTTAAGAAGCCATTTCTTCAATAATACATTGAGGGTTAACGCAGATTTCACTTTCCGTAATACGGATAATAACCGGGAGCAAAAACGCGTACAGGTTCCTTATAGCAATGCTGTAGGTGTTACTTCTTATATAGGTACAACTACCAATGACTTATTATCCGATCTGCGCGAAACCAGGTATTGGGCTACCAATATTTTTGCTGAATATGAAAACCGCTTTGGTGATCATCATTACCTGAAAGCCATGATGGGTTATAACTACGAACAATCTACCTACAACCGTACGGCGGTGCAACGTAACGGTATCATTTTCGAAGATGCCAATGATTTAAACCTGGCGCTGGGCCAGGCCATTACAACGGGGGGTGGTTACGAACAATGGGCTATCCTGAGTGGTTTCTCCAGGTTGAACTATTCTTTCAAAGACCGCTACCTGGTTGAAGTGAACGCGCGTTATGACGGGTCTTCTAAATTCCCTTCCAACCAGCGTTTCGGAGTCTTTCCCTCCGTATCTGCAGGCTGGAGAATTAATAAGGAATCTTTCTGGAATGTATCGCAAAAAGCGATCTCAGACCTGAAAATACGGGCTTCTTACGGATCGCTGGGTAATGGCAATATCGCCTCCTATGCCTTCCAGGAAGTGTTTGATATCAGGCAGTCGGGTGTGATTTTAAACGGCACCAGGCCTCAAACCACCCGCAATCCTAATGTCATACCTGATGGGCTTACCTGGGAAACTTCTACCACAACCAATATTGGTTTGGATCTGACGACGCTGTCAGGCAAACTTACATTTATGGGAGATGCCTATATCCGTAAAACAACAGATATGTTCACAAGGGCGCTGACGCCACCGGCGGTATTCGGTGTAGTTCAGGATGAGCTTCCCAGAGGAAATTACGCTGACTTAACTACCCGTGGTTGGGAAGCATCATTAACCTGGAATGATCAGTTTGGCAGTTCAGAGAAACCATTCCGTTATAATGTAAGGCTGATGTTGTCTGACAATAAAACGAAAATCGATAAATATAATAACCCGGATAAACTGTTGACCGATTACTACGAAGGGCAAACTTTGGGCGAAATCTGGGGTTACGAAACAGAAGGCTTTTTTATCGATGAAGCAGATATTGCATCGCATGCCAAACAAAATCCACAAATGCGGGCATCACCTTCCGGTTTATGGTTCCCGGGTGATATTAAATTAAGAGACCTGAATGGTGATGGCTTTATTAACGTAGGTGAAAACAAGGTGGGTAATTCGGGCGACCGCCGTATTATCGGAAATTCTGCTCCAAGATACATGTATGGTATTAACCTCGGCGCTGACTGGAATAATATCTTCTTCTCTGTTTTTTTCCAGGGCGTGGGCAAGCAGCAGTGGTATCCGAGTACAGAAACGGAGATGTTCTGGGGACAATATAACAGGCCCTATAACAATATCCCCGTTTTTCACCTGGGTAATATGTGGACCCCGGAAAATACAGATGCCTACTTCCCGAGAACGATGTCGCGGGCAGCATCCAGCAATACCAATCGTACGCTGGGTGTAGCACAAACACGTTACCTGCAAAACGTATCCTATATCAGGATGAAAAATATACAGATCGGTTATAACCTGCCCTCTAACTGGATCAACCGCATCGGCGCCCGATCTTTAAAGGTATTTTTCTCCGGCGAGAATTTATTTACCTACTCTCCTATGTACAAAATTGTTAAGAATACCATCGACGTAGAAAACGCTGTTCCTTCAGACCAGGATCTTAACAATAACAGCACTAACGGAGATGGCTATAACTACCCAATGCTGAAAAGCTTCTCTTTCGGATTGAACGTTGGATTTTAA
- a CDS encoding RagB/SusD family nutrient uptake outer membrane protein, translating to MKKLYIGILLGGLGFTACNKLDQIPQSSATRGAVFGTENGLKLYTNSFYGMDFLPRNSTSQDAMSDYLAVRDVQNFIREGGFAANNSSGWTWTNLRNINYFIENCNDPAVPEATRNNYLGIARYFRAYFYWDKIKRFGDVPWIGKALSIDDPALTAGRDKRELVMDSVLADLDFACNNIISTNDASRTTITKWVAYAFKSRVCLFEGTFRKYHTGLNLTGTAAKWLNEAAAAADQVIKNGGFSLNTTGGPGVSYRQVFISNAPVANEVLQAAVADVNLGVLNEANWWWTSGTYGAKASFIRTFINTYLKLDGTPFTNDPNYRTMLFKDEVKNRDLRLKQTIRLGDYKRISNGQQVPAPPLFSYTFTGYQPIKWTLDDMAFDAGALNTNAIALFRYAEVLLNYAEAKAELGTLTDADWALTVGALRSRAGITGGLAARPTTADPYLVANYFPGITDPSILEVRRERGIELSLEGLRFADLLRWKRGELMQQEWNGFYVPALNTPMDLNEDGIPDVAFFQGTRPNPGAGGVTYVDVSPRIGAAVNSQLLKNGTSGELTWMNEIPRKWNERNYYYPIPLNDLQRNPNLKQNPGWE from the coding sequence ATGAAAAAATTATATATAGGAATTTTATTGGGCGGCCTGGGTTTCACCGCCTGTAATAAACTGGACCAGATACCTCAGTCATCAGCTACCAGGGGTGCTGTATTTGGTACCGAAAATGGTCTGAAATTATATACCAACTCCTTTTACGGAATGGATTTTCTGCCAAGAAACTCAACCAGCCAGGATGCGATGTCCGATTACCTGGCGGTTAGAGATGTTCAGAATTTTATTCGCGAAGGAGGCTTTGCCGCCAATAACAGTTCGGGATGGACCTGGACCAACCTGAGAAATATCAATTACTTCATAGAGAACTGCAACGACCCTGCTGTACCCGAAGCCACCCGTAACAACTACCTGGGTATTGCCCGTTATTTCAGGGCCTACTTTTACTGGGATAAAATAAAACGCTTTGGTGATGTACCCTGGATCGGGAAGGCGTTGAGTATTGATGATCCGGCTTTAACCGCAGGCAGAGATAAGCGGGAACTGGTTATGGATTCAGTGCTCGCCGACCTTGACTTTGCCTGTAACAACATTATTTCCACCAACGATGCCAGTCGCACTACTATTACCAAATGGGTGGCTTATGCATTCAAATCAAGGGTGTGCTTATTTGAGGGTACTTTCAGGAAATATCATACAGGATTAAATCTTACCGGTACAGCTGCCAAATGGTTGAATGAAGCTGCCGCCGCCGCCGACCAGGTTATTAAGAACGGTGGGTTTTCGCTGAACACAACTGGTGGGCCCGGGGTCTCGTATCGCCAGGTATTTATCAGCAATGCACCTGTAGCAAACGAAGTATTACAGGCTGCTGTAGCCGATGTGAACCTGGGCGTGCTTAACGAGGCTAACTGGTGGTGGACCAGTGGTACTTATGGCGCTAAAGCCAGCTTCATACGAACCTTCATCAACACTTACCTGAAACTGGATGGTACGCCTTTTACAAATGACCCGAATTATCGCACCATGCTATTTAAAGATGAGGTAAAAAATCGTGACCTGCGTTTGAAGCAAACCATTCGCCTGGGCGATTATAAAAGGATCAGTAATGGACAGCAGGTGCCGGCGCCGCCCTTGTTCTCATATACTTTTACCGGCTACCAGCCTATTAAATGGACACTGGATGATATGGCTTTTGATGCGGGCGCTTTAAACACCAATGCCATCGCTTTGTTTCGCTATGCAGAAGTACTACTCAACTATGCAGAGGCAAAAGCTGAACTGGGAACCTTAACCGATGCCGATTGGGCTTTAACAGTAGGCGCTCTTAGATCCAGGGCAGGTATTACCGGCGGCTTGGCGGCCAGGCCAACAACCGCCGACCCTTACCTTGTGGCCAACTACTTCCCGGGTATTACCGATCCGTCCATACTGGAAGTAAGAAGAGAACGGGGTATTGAGCTCAGCCTGGAAGGGTTGCGCTTTGCAGACTTACTGAGATGGAAAAGAGGAGAACTCATGCAACAGGAATGGAATGGCTTCTATGTACCGGCATTGAACACGCCTATGGATTTAAACGAAGATGGTATACCGGATGTTGCTTTTTTCCAGGGCACACGCCCCAATCCGGGAGCAGGGGGTGTCACCTATGTAGATGTGTCGCCTCGCATCGGCGCGGCAGTTAACTCGCAATTACTTAAAAATGGCACATCGGGTGAATTGACGTGGATGAATGAGATCCCCAGGAAATGGAACGAGCGCAACTACTACTACCCTATTCCATTGAACGACCTGCAGCGTAATCCTAATTTAAAACAAAACCCGGGCTGGGAATAA
- a CDS encoding endonuclease/exonuclease/phosphatase family protein, with the protein MKLKTWTVAAFMLATSCSIQAQKIIIGSFNIRYDNPRDSGNLWKDRAPVVSNLIRFHGFDILGVQEGLIHQLEDISKALPEFARYGKGRDDGKEGGEHSAIFYKKDRFKLLESGDFWLSESPDQPGKGWDATCCNRICSWVYLEDLKTQKKFYAFNVHYDHQGVIARRESSKLILKKVHEIAGNHPVLLTGDFNGNRESEWYQYLAHSKILTDIYTQVKFPYANNSSANGFRIPRGNAVIDHIFMTQQFKASRWGILTDTYFGKFPSDHFPVLAEVALK; encoded by the coding sequence ATGAAACTAAAAACATGGACCGTTGCCGCTTTTATGCTGGCAACCAGCTGTAGCATCCAGGCACAGAAAATAATTATCGGCAGCTTCAATATCCGTTATGATAATCCACGCGATTCGGGCAATCTCTGGAAGGACCGCGCGCCCGTAGTTTCCAACCTGATCCGCTTTCACGGCTTTGATATATTAGGTGTACAGGAAGGACTGATCCATCAACTGGAAGATATCAGCAAGGCACTACCCGAGTTTGCACGTTATGGCAAGGGGCGTGACGATGGTAAAGAAGGCGGCGAACACTCGGCCATCTTTTACAAAAAAGATCGTTTTAAATTGCTGGAAAGCGGAGACTTCTGGCTATCTGAATCTCCCGATCAACCGGGTAAAGGCTGGGACGCTACCTGCTGTAACCGTATCTGCTCATGGGTATACCTGGAGGATTTGAAGACGCAGAAAAAGTTCTATGCATTTAATGTGCATTACGATCACCAGGGTGTAATAGCCCGTCGTGAGAGCAGCAAGCTGATCCTGAAAAAGGTCCATGAAATAGCGGGTAACCATCCTGTTTTGTTAACCGGCGATTTCAACGGAAACCGTGAAAGCGAGTGGTATCAATACCTGGCTCATTCAAAGATATTGACGGACATTTACACCCAGGTAAAATTTCCATATGCCAATAACTCATCGGCCAACGGTTTTAGAATACCGCGTGGAAATGCCGTTATTGATCATATTTTCATGACCCAACAGTTTAAGGCCAGCAGATGGGGTATTTTAACCGACACTTACTTCGGTAAGTTCCCTTCCGATCACTTTCCCGTATTGGCTGAGGTTGCACTAAAGTAA
- a CDS encoding VOC family protein — protein sequence MQLEITNWITIPVDNRQRAGHFYAQVLQLSAAQTHSGDVNVVYFPDTVNGGYCGSMIERNTAAEELKPALIYIYAFGDVDEVASRITASGGHILSIKNDVYPEDSVFIIFEDTEANKIAFVGLRAARAQKHRA from the coding sequence ATGCAGCTGGAAATTACAAACTGGATCACTATACCTGTAGATAACAGGCAAAGAGCCGGCCATTTCTATGCCCAGGTCTTACAATTATCCGCTGCCCAAACACACAGCGGAGATGTCAATGTCGTTTACTTTCCGGATACCGTCAACGGCGGCTATTGCGGAAGTATGATAGAACGCAATACCGCAGCGGAAGAACTGAAACCGGCGCTAATTTACATTTATGCTTTTGGTGACGTAGACGAGGTAGCCAGCCGTATCACGGCTTCCGGGGGCCATATTCTTTCTATAAAAAATGATGTTTATCCGGAAGACAGCGTTTTTATCATTTTTGAAGATACCGAAGCCAATAAAATAGCGTTTGTAGGCTTGCGTGCCGCGCGAGCCCAAAAACATAGGGCCTGA
- a CDS encoding 5'-methylthioadenosine/S-adenosylhomocysteine nucleosidase family protein: MIKINSTLSYPAENAVFCFALASEAAEVFTGHPVLITGIGKVNAAYELTKTICSRKPDLIVNLGSAGSSHFPKGSVVCCTQFIQRDMDVRGLGYELYETPLSDMPVVLKYGLAMEGLPEAVCGTGDNFEMGHAATIYNVVDMEAHALAMIAMKENIPFLCLKYISDGADGDAAEDWTVQVHKAAMAYGAILKLKVKTPAP; the protein is encoded by the coding sequence ATGATTAAAATAAATTCCACTTTGTCCTACCCCGCAGAAAATGCGGTATTTTGTTTTGCATTGGCTTCTGAAGCGGCTGAAGTATTTACAGGACATCCGGTGCTGATTACCGGTATCGGCAAAGTGAACGCGGCTTATGAACTCACGAAAACTATTTGTTCCCGCAAGCCCGATCTTATCGTAAACCTGGGATCTGCAGGAAGCAGTCATTTCCCTAAAGGCAGCGTAGTATGTTGTACCCAATTTATACAACGCGATATGGATGTAAGAGGATTGGGATATGAATTATATGAAACACCGTTATCCGATATGCCCGTTGTTCTGAAATACGGACTGGCCATGGAAGGCCTTCCTGAAGCAGTTTGCGGAACAGGAGATAATTTCGAAATGGGACATGCGGCTACTATTTATAATGTGGTGGATATGGAAGCCCATGCGTTGGCTATGATAGCCATGAAAGAAAACATACCTTTTCTCTGCCTTAAGTATATCTCGGATGGTGCAGATGGAGATGCTGCAGAAGACTGGACGGTACAGGTACATAAAGCGGCGATGGCTTACGGAGCTATCTTGAAACTAAAAGTGAAAACACCGGCTCCGTAA
- a CDS encoding LytTR family DNA-binding domain-containing protein, protein MAISVQIVEKSRAAYDLIKYWIENTAFNKFIFLPYVAPDDAGEIFLSGKPDILVIDLSVSNNFSSGTAGKLNRNPTKVIVLAAKESMEAIQQFIEIGISALVMKPVQQNPFTRAVAKVVDQINAEEEKPTPGQFVSFKSHQSMLYLNELDIVFIESERNSSKLTLKNGECQTVNEGILGIEQHLKARELLKVDKNTIINLSRITYLGEDIKGGECLLRLNNGSEISRPLSKVALSSLYKIFPQKNSSVNIKGQDRNGHDSRAAW, encoded by the coding sequence ATGGCTATCAGTGTTCAGATCGTTGAAAAAAGCAGAGCGGCGTATGATTTGATAAAATACTGGATTGAAAACACCGCCTTTAATAAATTTATTTTTTTGCCTTATGTCGCTCCGGATGATGCAGGTGAAATATTTTTATCCGGCAAGCCCGATATTTTGGTGATCGACCTCTCTGTTTCCAATAATTTTAGTAGCGGCACAGCCGGTAAGCTAAATAGAAACCCAACAAAGGTTATTGTACTGGCGGCCAAAGAAAGTATGGAAGCTATACAGCAATTCATTGAAATAGGCATCAGCGCTTTGGTGATGAAACCTGTTCAGCAGAATCCCTTTACAAGAGCTGTTGCGAAAGTAGTTGACCAGATCAATGCTGAAGAAGAAAAGCCGACGCCGGGACAGTTTGTAAGCTTTAAATCGCACCAGTCGATGCTTTATCTGAATGAACTGGATATCGTTTTTATAGAGTCCGAAAGGAACAGTTCCAAGTTAACCCTGAAGAATGGTGAATGTCAAACCGTAAACGAGGGAATCCTGGGTATTGAGCAACACCTGAAAGCAAGAGAACTTTTGAAAGTAGACAAAAACACCATTATCAATTTGTCGCGAATCACTTATCTGGGGGAAGATATCAAGGGCGGAGAATGCCTGCTGCGATTGAATAATGGCAGTGAGATCAGCAGGCCTTTAAGTAAGGTTGCATTAAGCAGCCTTTACAAGATCTTCCCACAAAAAAACAGTTCAGTAAATATAAAGGGGCAGGATCGTAACGGACATGATAGCAGAGCTGCCTGGTAG
- a CDS encoding class D beta-lactamase produces the protein MRQVFQLISGIAFIIIFNSFELLAQSAKIDGPTERVIVRSDIQRYFDQCGVTGSVVIYDNAKRQWTVSDTNQINSRYLPASTFKIINLLIFLETKTIPDERYIVKWPGVTDTVKYGYRPDIYHDISVKEAFEVSAGWAFIETAKKIDRSVYKDYLVRCGYGNANVSFKEADFWNFGPLGVSPVEQVKLLKNVYDGKLPFSKRNTDILKRVMITEQNPSGTIHAKTGWTMAGGINTGWWIGYLKKKGNVYFFATQLLQDRKNNRADFSRCRKDITRAVLKDLQLIN, from the coding sequence ATGAGACAGGTTTTTCAACTAATATCAGGCATTGCTTTCATTATAATCTTTAATAGTTTTGAGTTGCTGGCTCAGTCTGCGAAAATTGATGGGCCAACAGAAAGAGTGATTGTCCGGTCCGACATTCAACGCTATTTTGATCAATGTGGCGTAACCGGCTCTGTGGTTATTTATGATAATGCAAAACGGCAGTGGACCGTTTCGGACACTAACCAAATTAACTCCCGTTATTTACCTGCTTCTACCTTTAAAATTATTAATCTGTTGATTTTCCTGGAAACCAAAACAATTCCAGATGAACGCTATATCGTTAAATGGCCGGGCGTTACGGACACTGTGAAATATGGTTACCGCCCCGATATTTATCATGATATTAGTGTGAAAGAAGCATTTGAGGTATCCGCAGGCTGGGCTTTTATTGAAACGGCAAAAAAAATCGACCGGAGCGTATATAAAGATTACCTGGTTCGCTGTGGTTATGGTAATGCCAATGTTTCCTTTAAAGAAGCTGATTTTTGGAATTTTGGCCCATTGGGTGTCTCCCCGGTCGAACAGGTAAAGTTGCTTAAGAATGTCTATGATGGAAAATTGCCCTTCTCAAAGCGTAATACAGATATTCTAAAACGGGTAATGATTACTGAACAAAATCCGTCAGGCACTATACACGCTAAAACAGGGTGGACCATGGCCGGCGGCATCAATACGGGGTGGTGGATCGGTTACCTCAAGAAAAAAGGCAATGTTTACTTTTTTGCTACCCAATTGTTGCAGGACCGTAAAAATAACCGTGCAGACTTTTCACGCTGTCGTAAAGACATTACCAGGGCTGTTCTGAAGGATCTGCAGCTAATAAACTAA
- a CDS encoding sulfatase-like hydrolase/transferase, producing the protein MYYLIARLQLSITFALLLFAGAAAQTATVKRPPHIILILTDDMGYGDVSSFFNSSLITTPNIDRLAQSGLKLTRYYSAAPICSPSRAGILTGNYPGRWNFCTFLDTKKHNRDAEQADFLDPDAPSIARFFKNAGYATGHFGKWHLGGGRDVKNAPGFTSYGFDEYASTYESPEPDDLLTATNWIWSDKDSIKRWDRSAYFVDRTLDFLAKHSDQPCFINLWPDDVHTPWVPRPEGDTSTYPKNRQGKPAFERVLKEYDLQIGHLLDGLQEMGIAENTIIIFTSDNGPLPSFQAGRAAGLRGTKLSLFEGGIRMPFIVSWPAQIKAGTTDTSSMITGIDLLPTLFGLIGLKLPKNYKGDGIDRSSVFKGKSSLRKADMYWEYGRNEMAYAYPKGRDRSPNLAIRSGQWKLLVNDDGGHLQLYQILKDPNEMNNVATEFPAVAKELKKKLLLWRKQLPSL; encoded by the coding sequence ATGTATTATTTAATTGCCAGGTTACAATTGTCAATCACATTTGCTTTATTGCTGTTTGCAGGAGCAGCCGCTCAAACAGCGACGGTTAAACGTCCTCCTCATATAATACTTATCCTGACGGATGATATGGGATATGGAGATGTTAGCAGCTTTTTTAATAGTTCGTTGATCACAACGCCCAATATTGACAGATTAGCACAAAGTGGATTGAAGCTAACCCGGTATTATAGCGCGGCGCCTATTTGTTCTCCATCCCGGGCCGGCATTCTTACGGGAAATTATCCCGGCCGTTGGAACTTCTGTACTTTCCTGGATACTAAGAAACACAACCGTGATGCAGAACAAGCCGATTTCCTGGACCCCGATGCACCATCCATAGCCCGTTTCTTTAAAAATGCCGGCTATGCTACGGGCCATTTCGGGAAATGGCACCTGGGTGGCGGAAGAGATGTAAAAAACGCGCCGGGGTTTACAAGTTATGGCTTCGATGAATATGCCAGCACTTATGAAAGTCCCGAGCCGGACGATCTGTTAACTGCAACTAATTGGATATGGTCGGATAAAGACAGCATCAAACGCTGGGACAGGTCTGCCTATTTTGTGGACCGTACATTGGATTTTCTGGCGAAGCATTCCGATCAGCCTTGTTTTATCAATTTGTGGCCCGATGATGTGCACACGCCCTGGGTACCACGGCCCGAAGGTGATACTTCAACTTATCCTAAAAACAGGCAGGGAAAACCCGCTTTTGAACGGGTATTAAAAGAGTATGATTTACAGATCGGTCATTTGTTGGATGGCCTTCAAGAAATGGGCATTGCAGAAAATACCATTATTATTTTTACCAGCGACAACGGGCCTTTACCCAGTTTCCAGGCCGGCAGAGCTGCGGGATTAAGGGGTACGAAGCTATCACTTTTTGAAGGGGGTATTCGTATGCCATTCATCGTAAGCTGGCCGGCACAAATAAAAGCAGGAACAACGGATACCTCGTCGATGATAACAGGTATTGACCTTTTGCCCACTTTATTCGGACTGATCGGACTAAAATTGCCCAAGAACTATAAGGGGGATGGCATTGACCGGAGCTCCGTTTTCAAAGGGAAATCATCGCTGAGAAAAGCCGATATGTACTGGGAGTATGGCAGGAATGAAATGGCTTACGCTTATCCCAAAGGCAGGGATAGAAGCCCTAACCTGGCTATCCGTTCGGGGCAATGGAAGTTATTGGTCAATGACGATGGTGGCCATCTGCAATTGTATCAAATCCTAAAAGACCCCAATGAAATGAACAATGTTGCCACCGAATTTCCGGCTGTAGCCAAAGAATTGAAGAAGAAACTGTTGCTGTGGCGCAAACAGCTTCCCTCATTATAA